The proteins below come from a single Solea solea chromosome 6, fSolSol10.1, whole genome shotgun sequence genomic window:
- the LOC131461144 gene encoding rho guanine nucleotide exchange factor 12-like has product MCSIMRTCLKHLGVRVKEPHSLESEEVQMNILPKVEKSLKKEKEGEEKAKNPRLPSILGRAGQGGNQTSRIQRDGDQGSEHEHDPSNWQQLVGREVLASLHPDEIKRQNIIHELFYTERAHVQKLAVLDQVFLQRLSKEAILPPSDIESIFSNLDEIHHFHVLIVEQMVASWKKNESSLIDQIGDDVLAWFSSGDEKIKQVVGTFCSNRPSALEIIKPSAEERFRVLFLYPGGRKQRCHWLQLKDLIPVEMQRFTKYPLLLDAIAKYTDNTVDKDKVKQAANHCREILNHVDQALKESEDKQRLERRLDPSALEKDNPMFLELKNLDLTKRTMVHEGLLSWKLYKNKTIEVYSLLLEDILVLLQRQDGLLILTCHSKKPADTNHILSPIIRLNTILVRPVATDSKSFFIFSMSEDREQVYKLMAPTVADQRMWQGLLNERAEALRVKPYAIS; this is encoded by the coding sequence ATGTGCAGTATCATGCGCACATGCCTGAAGCACCTCGGTGTGAGGGTCAAAGAACCTCACAGCCTTGAGTCCGAAGAGGTCCAGATGAACATTCTCCCCAAGGTCGAGAAAAGCcttaagaaagaaaaggaaggagaagagaaggCGAAGAACCCCAGATTGCCCAGTATCCTGGGACGTGCAGGACAAGGTGGAAATCAAACCTCCAGAATCCAGAGAGATGGTGACCAGGGATCAGAGCATGAGCATGACCCCTCAAACTGGCAACAGCTGGTGGGCAGAGAAGTCCTGGCGAGTCTCCACCCTGACGAAATAAAGAGACAGAACATTATCCATGAGTTGTTTTACACAGAGCGTGCACATGTGCAGAAGCTGGCGGTTTTGGACCAAGTTTTCCTCCAGAGGCTCTCCAAAGAGGCAATCCTGCCTCCTAGTGACATCGAGAGCATCTTCTCCAACCTCGACGAGATTCaccattttcatgttttaatagTGGAGCAAATGGTGGCCTCTTGGAAGAAGAATGAGTCGTCACTCATCGATCAGATCGGAGATGATGTGCTCGCTTGGTTCAGCAGTGGAGATGAGAAGATTAAGCAGGTGGTGGGGACATTCTGCAGCAATCGGCCTTCTGCTCTGGAGATCATCAAGCCCAGTGCAGAAGAAAGATTCAGGGTTCTCTTCCTTTATCCAGGAGGCAGAAAGCAACGGTGCCATTGGTTACAGCTGAAAGACCTCATTCCAGTAGAGATGCAGCGGTTCACCAAGTATCCTCTGCTACTCGACGCCATTGCCAAATACACAGACAACACAGTAGACAAGGACAAAGTGAAGCAGGCGGCAAACCACTGTAGGGAGATCCTAAATCATGTCGACCAGGCTTTGAAGGAATCTGAGGACAAGCAGAGGCTTGAGAGAAGACTGGACCCCTCCGCTCTAGAGAAAGACAACCCTATGTTCCTGGAGCTAAAAAACCTGGATCTAACCAAGAGAACGATGGTGCATGAGGGGCTACTGTCATGGAAACTGTACAAGAACAAAACTATTGAAGTGTACTCTCTCCTCCTGGAGGACATCCTGGTTCTGCTGCAGAGGCAAGATGGGCTTCTGATACTGACATGTCACAGCAAAAAACCGGCAGACACCAACCATATCTTAAGCCCCATCATCAGACTCAACACTATACTGGTGCGCCCAGTGGCCACAGACAGCAAGTCGTTCTTCATCTTTTCCATGTCTGAAGACAGAGAACAGGTCTACAAGCTGATGGCGCCCACAGTTGCAGATCAGAGAATGTGGCAGGGTCTACTCAACGAGAGAGCTGAAGCCTTGAGAGTGAAACCTTACGCCATATCATGA
- the LOC131460896 gene encoding transcriptional repressor scratch 2-like, giving the protein MPRSFLVKQPKVHDVSSSSYYHQHQHQWDSSYTVTHAITESAANLAVCLSENGYIHDYIIPSVLQSTKEPCREQTGLSTGALYSPGGSSGEEFSDHDMEHPDSPVSTSTVESDGSGPELEVCAINDFLISDGRSRRRPSQRCPRKGGSRSGRSKDADSADCSPVKGKTKGRYMCCECGKSYATSSNLSRHKQTHRSLDSQQARKCPTCHKVYVSMPALAMHMLTHDLKHECTVCGKAFSRPWLLQGHMRSHTGEKPFACAHCGKAFADRSNLRAHMQTHSAFKHYSCKRCHKGFALKSYLNKHYESACFKGHQVEDDGSSED; this is encoded by the exons atgcCACGCTCCTTTTTGGTGAAGCAGCCGAAGGTTCACGATGTCTCATCTTCCAGCTACTACCATCAGCACCAGCATCAGTGGGACAGCTCCTACACTGTGACACATGCCATCACTGAGTCAGCCGCCAACTTGGcggtgtgtttgagtgaaaaTG GCTACATCCATGATTACATCATCCCCTCAGTGTTGCAGAGCACAAAGGAACCATGTCGAGAGCAGACCGGGCTCTCCACGGGGGCCCTCTACTCCCCGGGTGGCAGCAGTGGGGAAGAGTTCTCTGACCATGACATGGAGCATCCAGACAGCCCTGTCTCCACCTCTACAGTCGAGTCAGATGGCAGCGGCCCAGAGCTGGAGGTGTGCGCCATTAATGATTTCCTCATCTCTGACGGACGCTCCCGCCGGAGACCGAGCCAACGGTGCCCACGCAAGGGAGGCAGCCGGTCAGGCCGCAGCAAGGACGCTGACTCAGCAGACTGCAGCCCTGTCAAAGGGAAAACCAAAGGCCGCTACATGTGCTGTGAGTGTGGCAAGTCTTACGCCACGTCCTCCAATCTAAGCAGACACAAGCAGACTCACCGCAGCCTGGACAGTCAACAGGCCAGGAAGTGTCCCACCTGCCACAAGGTGTACGTGTCCATGCCGGCACTTGCCATGCACATGCTGACCCACGACCTGAAGCATGAGTGCACGGTGTGTGGCAAAGCCTTCAGTCGACCCTGGCTCCTGCAGGGCCACATGAGGTCCCACACTGGGGAGAAACCCTTTGCCTGTGCCCACTGTGGCAAAGCCTTTGCCGACCGCTCCAACCTGCGCGCTCACATGCAGACGCACTCGGCTTTTAAGCACTACTCCTGCAAGCGCTGCCACAAAGGCTTTGCACTCAAGTCCTACCTGAACAAGCACTACGAGTCCGCCTGCTTCAAAGGGCACCAAGTGGAGGACGATGGCAGCTCTGAGGACTGA